A stretch of the Archangium violaceum genome encodes the following:
- a CDS encoding DUF4123 domain-containing protein, with the protein MTADTASARVASPGRRLIVEVRWGASAGSKGVLEPGRVLQVGRAETAGLSVPGDASMSELHFELAWDGTHCTLRDLKSGTGTLLDGQRVEESQVSHGGWVRAGMTDFSVHVEAMTPPNRPAVAELPVRKALEARALKALVSQSGLLFAVMDAAQDARVLVLLRESVEEYRSLYDGPQGDVLAEVAPLLVSLPRDSRLLESLVQEGWGMNWGLFLTSQRPFKDVRRHLRKFLMIQDSTGQELYFRFYDPRVLPIFLPRCSPEQLQEFFGGIDSFLMEGSAGERLLRFSVRERKIRRDEVSLVSA; encoded by the coding sequence ATGACGGCGGACACGGCTTCGGCACGGGTCGCGAGCCCTGGGAGACGGCTCATCGTCGAGGTGCGATGGGGCGCGTCCGCCGGCTCCAAGGGTGTGCTCGAACCGGGGCGTGTACTTCAGGTAGGTCGCGCGGAAACAGCGGGATTGTCGGTGCCCGGTGACGCATCGATGTCCGAGCTCCACTTCGAGCTCGCGTGGGACGGGACACACTGCACGCTACGCGACCTGAAAAGCGGAACGGGCACGCTGCTCGATGGACAGCGCGTTGAGGAGAGCCAGGTCTCCCATGGGGGTTGGGTGCGCGCCGGAATGACGGACTTCTCGGTGCACGTGGAGGCGATGACACCTCCGAACCGACCGGCAGTGGCGGAGCTTCCGGTGCGCAAGGCGCTCGAGGCCAGGGCATTGAAGGCCCTGGTGTCCCAATCCGGGCTGCTGTTCGCGGTGATGGACGCGGCGCAAGACGCGCGGGTGCTCGTCCTGCTGCGGGAGTCGGTGGAGGAATACCGCTCCCTCTATGATGGCCCCCAGGGAGATGTCCTGGCGGAGGTTGCGCCGTTGCTGGTGAGCCTGCCCAGGGACTCGCGCCTGTTGGAATCGTTGGTCCAGGAAGGGTGGGGAATGAATTGGGGACTGTTCCTCACCAGCCAGCGACCCTTCAAGGACGTTCGGCGGCACCTGCGGAAGTTCCTCATGATCCAGGACTCCACGGGCCAGGAACTCTACTTCCGCTTCTACGATCCACGGGTGCTCCCCATCTTTCTTCCCAGATGTTCGCCCGAGCAGCTCCAGGAGTTCTTCGGGGGCATCGACTCGTTCTTGATGGAAGGTTCCGCGGGAGAGCGCCTCCTTCGCTTCTCGGTTCGGGAGCGCAAGATTCGTAGGGACGAGGTATCACTCGTCTCGGCGTGA
- a CDS encoding type II toxin-antitoxin system PemK/MazF family toxin, with amino-acid sequence MTTNTGEPTGTPPVRINRGDVFWIAPDDSRGPAPDYSHPHVVVQDDVFNHSRITTVVVCALTSNLHRASEPGNVLLEVGEGNLPKQSVVVVSRLSSVEKTRLGERIGSLSDTRVEQILAGLRFQQVSFFRR; translated from the coding sequence ATGACGACGAACACAGGAGAACCCACGGGCACTCCCCCGGTGAGGATCAACCGCGGTGACGTGTTCTGGATCGCACCGGATGACTCGCGAGGGCCTGCCCCGGACTACTCCCATCCCCACGTGGTGGTCCAGGACGACGTCTTCAACCACTCGCGCATCACGACCGTGGTCGTGTGCGCGTTGACGTCGAACCTGCACCGGGCGAGCGAGCCGGGGAACGTCCTGCTCGAGGTGGGCGAGGGGAACCTTCCCAAGCAGAGCGTCGTGGTCGTGTCGCGGCTCTCCTCGGTCGAGAAGACCCGCCTGGGTGAACGTATCGGCTCGCTGTCCGACACGCGGGTGGAGCAGATCCTGGCCGGCCTGCGATTCCAGCAGGTGTCGTTCTTCAGGCGGTAG
- a CDS encoding right-handed parallel beta-helix repeat-containing protein, whose product MRWKIVVIVMSTLIAAACAEDEGRDAGIQVEEPAGSDGSDGRAESCEPFGRFGPPGNTFTLPGPGSNGQLYIPDVQARFPEVDWSTLDRLYIQAGTYKLLNLGNLPVRSASRPLVITNKGGQVILRPSAGTTQGYLWVINGGTNWVLTGRYDADSGTGHPDFPGHRCGAYATSRQRYGFLSDDAFVHGSHMGLAIGGARGFEVEFLEITRSGFAGLRINNTSSGGTVPPLDDIRLHDLYIHDTGSEGIYFGSTQAPPTPLGSGLKVYNNRIVRTGTEALQVQNLGEGAEIHHNVMAFGALDWRAAFQGYQDNNSQAQVRGGHIRFHHNVFMGGAAALLNFFVGAESGDLPLDVEFTDNYFADTLNLGIYVGGTSGGGSRLRWERNAFRGLDFGYAEVYPSTTDPGVIFRLGNTISSPTTLKDNVWEGGRKLVAGLTGGSGTSGVVTASGNVNGPVPAMGFVATGLPAGTATRALEMWTSRATLAPGQPEMTYAAGRLVMHDGQLYRARSENTNRVPPEHPDVWELLPLPVDDLRTAPGSEWAARGVGLLDSAP is encoded by the coding sequence ATGCGTTGGAAGATCGTCGTCATTGTCATGTCAACCCTCATCGCCGCGGCTTGCGCGGAGGACGAGGGGCGGGATGCGGGCATCCAGGTGGAGGAGCCAGCTGGAAGTGATGGCTCGGACGGCCGCGCGGAAAGCTGTGAGCCCTTTGGCCGTTTCGGGCCTCCAGGGAACACGTTCACGCTTCCCGGGCCAGGTTCGAATGGGCAACTCTACATCCCGGACGTGCAGGCGCGCTTTCCGGAGGTGGATTGGAGCACGCTGGACCGGCTCTACATCCAGGCGGGGACGTACAAACTCCTCAACCTGGGCAACCTGCCGGTGCGCAGCGCGTCCCGGCCGCTGGTCATCACCAACAAGGGCGGACAGGTCATCCTCCGGCCTTCCGCGGGAACCACGCAGGGTTATCTGTGGGTCATCAATGGTGGCACGAACTGGGTGCTCACCGGCCGGTATGACGCTGATTCCGGCACTGGCCACCCGGACTTTCCCGGCCACCGCTGCGGCGCCTACGCCACCTCCCGCCAGCGCTATGGCTTCCTGAGTGACGATGCCTTCGTGCATGGCAGCCACATGGGGCTCGCCATCGGCGGAGCGCGCGGCTTCGAAGTGGAGTTCCTGGAAATCACCCGCTCCGGCTTCGCGGGGCTGCGCATCAACAACACGAGCAGCGGGGGCACGGTGCCGCCGCTCGACGACATCCGGTTGCATGACCTCTACATCCACGACACGGGCAGCGAGGGCATCTACTTCGGGTCCACGCAGGCTCCGCCCACGCCGCTCGGGTCCGGTCTGAAGGTCTACAACAACCGCATCGTTCGCACCGGCACGGAGGCGCTGCAGGTGCAGAACCTTGGCGAGGGCGCTGAAATCCACCACAACGTCATGGCCTTCGGCGCCCTGGACTGGCGCGCCGCCTTCCAGGGCTACCAGGACAACAACTCGCAGGCTCAGGTCCGGGGCGGCCATATCCGCTTCCACCACAATGTCTTCATGGGCGGAGCCGCCGCGCTGCTCAACTTCTTCGTGGGCGCGGAGAGTGGGGATCTGCCCCTGGACGTGGAGTTCACCGACAACTACTTCGCGGACACGCTCAACCTCGGCATCTACGTCGGTGGCACCTCCGGCGGCGGCTCGAGGCTCCGCTGGGAGCGCAACGCCTTCCGCGGGCTCGACTTCGGCTATGCGGAGGTCTACCCGTCCACGACGGACCCCGGCGTCATCTTCCGGCTGGGGAACACCATCAGCTCACCCACCACGCTGAAGGACAACGTGTGGGAGGGAGGGCGCAAGCTCGTCGCCGGGCTCACCGGCGGGAGTGGCACCTCCGGCGTGGTGACGGCCAGTGGCAACGTGAATGGCCCCGTCCCGGCCATGGGCTTCGTCGCGACGGGGCTACCGGCGGGCACCGCCACCCGGGCGCTGGAGATGTGGACGAGCCGCGCCACCCTGGCTCCCGGGCAGCCGGAGATGACGTACGCCGCGGGCAGGCTGGTGATGCACGACGGGCAACTCTACCGGGCCCGCTCCGAGAACACCAACCGGGTCCCCCCGGAGCACCCGGATGTGTGGGAGCTGCTGCCCCTTCCCGTGGACGACCTGCGCACGGCTCCCGGGAGCGAGTGGGCCGCGCGCGGCGTGGGTCTGCTGGACTCCGCCCCCTGA
- a CDS encoding PAAR domain-containing protein: MHVCPKVEPGPVPHVGGPVSTGEPTVLIGYMPAARVGDMAVCVGPPDSISQGEPSVLIGNKPAARLGDPTSHGGQVVAGCPTVLIGAPAQARCMASAAASGNPFVTKAGA; this comes from the coding sequence ATGCACGTCTGCCCGAAAGTAGAACCGGGACCAGTGCCGCACGTGGGAGGACCGGTTTCCACTGGAGAGCCAACGGTACTCATCGGCTACATGCCCGCCGCACGGGTCGGAGACATGGCGGTGTGTGTCGGCCCGCCGGACTCCATTTCTCAGGGTGAGCCATCGGTGCTCATCGGCAACAAGCCGGCGGCACGATTGGGAGATCCCACCTCACACGGTGGACAGGTCGTGGCGGGCTGTCCGACAGTGTTGATTGGCGCGCCCGCGCAGGCCAGGTGCATGGCGTCCGCCGCCGCCAGTGGAAATCCCTTTGTAACCAAGGCCGGAGCATGA
- a CDS encoding RHS repeat-associated core domain-containing protein produces MFKISQEQMEAFRPIWRSKSAERILAGLRSEGLQAEREATTGDLVSTDARGFQTRMAFQADGLPSSLTPPSGNTVGFEFDAQGRLSAILHPGPERLELERDARGNAVTLRRPGLMSYLLRYDDKDRPLLIRYPDGNTVRFSYHPAGPVESVTDRTGALTRYQRDESGRLRAIVDPLGRKTTYETDGQGALTAIVFPDGSRQEHRPHPEKSSAVVVLRDGCQIVHEFDEDARVLKAITWADGSRTEFELKGNNLTAARNDFGTLTSTFDADGNPLTEESPFGQVQYAYDEEGRLVRLVSQHGEPLEYEYDEDGRLSLVREWSGRETRFRYSPGGTVSEIHYGNGLLETQSYAKTGRLAQACVVGRNGRTLSEQGYEYDACERLTAMTDMSAARFGQPTSRRFLYDAESRLLGELDATTNQPLVHYAYDAKGNLVDDAGTRVCMGLVDEPRMYGERSIEYDGNGNMVLLPTPGGELWCSFGGDGLLRETRSGGREVRYGYDALGRRVLKTDGRTTWKYGWAGHQLLWEEVQWHPGAPPVRRDYLFLPETVIPHAFRENGRTYWLQTDARGAVIRAFDESGQVVWSARYDSFGVVRVEVSEIRQPWRLAGQYEDEETGLYYNHARYYCAWLKSYISRDPRWYEPEATNYSYCRNDPWNRADPFGGLAPLLAVGIAGLVGAAVGAVTAAVTGGDPVAGAVEGAIAGAGALVAVVAGASAGVVLAAGVVAAGVGAFAGQLVEQANNGDGFCLMCALKGALVAATIDLALLGLGKIPGVKQAARRLARKLLQAVHPGLRRARQIADRRLARHLENVAAHKAKYEKALEAAKKRNAKPRTLGAHKGKITEAVGEEAAAKYVARNHPELELRHGFKQGVGFDQVYVKRGLDGKIKEYVIVEAKGPGAKLGTTKTKGAQMSEQWVRSTAEDMASKNMRLGRELVEALDRKPPPKVTGMVLEALEGGGAREYLPPHIQDFGRYN; encoded by the coding sequence ATGTTCAAGATCAGCCAGGAGCAGATGGAGGCCTTCCGCCCGATCTGGCGGTCGAAGTCCGCCGAGCGAATCCTCGCGGGCTTGCGGTCGGAGGGGCTCCAGGCCGAGCGAGAGGCGACCACCGGTGACCTTGTCAGCACCGATGCGCGTGGCTTCCAGACGCGCATGGCCTTCCAAGCGGACGGACTGCCCTCGAGCCTGACGCCGCCCTCGGGAAATACGGTGGGCTTCGAGTTCGATGCCCAGGGGCGATTGTCGGCCATCCTCCATCCAGGTCCCGAACGGTTGGAGCTGGAACGGGACGCGAGAGGCAATGCTGTCACGCTTCGCCGCCCCGGCTTGATGTCGTACCTGCTCCGGTACGACGACAAAGACCGCCCGCTGTTGATCCGCTATCCGGATGGCAACACGGTCCGTTTCTCCTATCACCCGGCGGGACCGGTGGAGAGCGTGACCGACCGCACCGGCGCGCTCACCCGCTACCAGAGAGACGAGAGCGGCAGGCTGCGGGCCATCGTCGATCCGCTCGGACGCAAGACAACCTATGAGACCGATGGGCAAGGAGCCCTGACGGCCATCGTCTTCCCGGACGGTTCGCGCCAGGAGCACCGTCCGCATCCCGAGAAGTCATCCGCGGTGGTCGTCCTGCGTGATGGCTGTCAGATCGTCCATGAGTTCGATGAGGATGCGCGAGTCCTCAAGGCCATCACCTGGGCCGATGGGTCGCGAACGGAGTTCGAGCTGAAGGGAAACAACCTGACAGCCGCTCGCAACGACTTCGGAACCCTCACGAGCACCTTCGATGCGGACGGTAACCCACTCACGGAGGAGTCGCCGTTCGGGCAGGTCCAGTACGCCTATGACGAAGAGGGGCGCCTGGTGCGGCTGGTCTCACAGCACGGAGAGCCCCTCGAATACGAGTATGACGAGGACGGCCGGCTCAGTCTGGTACGAGAGTGGAGCGGGAGGGAGACCCGATTCCGTTACTCACCGGGTGGGACCGTCTCGGAAATCCATTACGGAAACGGTCTGCTCGAGACGCAGTCATACGCAAAAACCGGAAGGCTGGCCCAGGCCTGTGTCGTCGGCCGGAATGGAAGGACGCTCAGTGAGCAGGGATATGAGTACGACGCCTGCGAGCGGCTGACGGCCATGACGGATATGTCGGCCGCGCGCTTCGGACAACCCACGTCCCGGCGATTCCTCTATGACGCCGAGAGTCGGCTGCTCGGCGAATTGGATGCCACGACGAACCAGCCACTGGTGCATTACGCGTACGATGCCAAGGGCAACCTCGTCGATGACGCAGGCACCCGGGTGTGCATGGGCTTGGTGGATGAGCCCCGTATGTATGGGGAACGCTCCATCGAGTATGATGGAAACGGAAACATGGTTCTGCTGCCCACGCCGGGCGGCGAATTGTGGTGTTCCTTTGGTGGTGACGGGTTGCTGCGCGAGACGCGCAGTGGGGGCCGGGAAGTCCGTTATGGCTACGATGCCCTCGGACGCCGGGTCCTCAAGACAGATGGACGGACGACGTGGAAGTATGGCTGGGCGGGACACCAACTCCTTTGGGAAGAGGTGCAGTGGCACCCCGGGGCCCCCCCCGTGCGGCGGGATTACCTCTTCCTGCCGGAGACAGTGATTCCTCACGCCTTCCGAGAGAACGGGCGGACATACTGGCTGCAGACGGATGCGCGAGGAGCCGTCATCCGGGCTTTCGATGAGTCAGGCCAGGTCGTCTGGAGCGCACGCTATGACTCGTTTGGCGTGGTACGGGTGGAGGTTTCCGAAATACGCCAACCCTGGCGCCTGGCCGGTCAGTACGAGGATGAGGAGACAGGGCTCTACTACAACCATGCCCGCTACTATTGCGCGTGGCTGAAATCCTACATCTCACGCGACCCGCGTTGGTACGAGCCAGAGGCGACGAACTACAGCTACTGCCGCAATGACCCCTGGAACCGGGCAGACCCCTTTGGTGGGCTCGCGCCGCTGCTGGCCGTGGGCATCGCCGGTCTGGTAGGTGCGGCGGTGGGAGCGGTGACTGCGGCGGTGACCGGGGGAGATCCCGTTGCTGGAGCCGTGGAAGGCGCCATCGCGGGTGCGGGAGCGCTCGTGGCTGTCGTTGCTGGGGCTTCGGCGGGGGTCGTGCTCGCGGCGGGCGTGGTGGCCGCCGGCGTCGGAGCCTTCGCCGGTCAGCTCGTCGAGCAGGCCAATAATGGGGATGGCTTCTGCCTCATGTGCGCCCTGAAGGGGGCACTCGTGGCCGCGACCATCGACCTCGCCCTCCTCGGGCTCGGAAAGATTCCCGGAGTCAAGCAAGCCGCCAGGCGGCTGGCGAGGAAGCTTCTTCAGGCGGTTCATCCCGGGCTGCGCAGAGCCCGGCAGATCGCCGACAGACGCTTGGCCAGGCACCTGGAAAACGTGGCTGCACACAAAGCCAAATACGAGAAGGCCCTGGAGGCGGCCAAGAAGCGCAATGCCAAGCCCAGGACGCTCGGCGCACACAAGGGGAAGATCACCGAGGCCGTGGGTGAAGAGGCTGCGGCGAAGTACGTGGCAAGGAACCATCCAGAGCTCGAATTGCGTCACGGCTTCAAGCAGGGGGTCGGGTTTGATCAGGTCTATGTGAAGCGGGGTCTGGACGGGAAGATCAAGGAATATGTCATCGTCGAGGCGAAGGGACCTGGCGCCAAGCTCGGCACCACCAAGACCAAGGGGGCCCAGATGAGCGAACAGTGGGTCCGGAGCACAGCCGAAGACATGGCATCGAAGAACATGCGCTTGGGCAGGGAGTTGGTGGAGGCCCTGGACAGGAAGCCCCCTCCGAAGGTGACTGGCATGGTGCTGGAAGCCCTGGAGGGAGGCGGAGCCCGCGAATACCTCCCGCCCCATATTCAAGACTTTGGTAGATACAACTGA
- a CDS encoding Imm49 family immunity protein, with the protein MGLKLNKIADDVVAKNLEWRAGLLKKALLEKPPAASDARELDRHYRSIGESSCEVGLMLYQQEKDPKQIREHLTLAGRNLLKMHAVRQKPAPSESRILWVFEKTLSLVICFCGPAEREELLRLQPWQFRNPVEPSDDAYAGYLEQVRLYLRKSAVDPAAIEELIAKCSSDTASKDDRQSVLPEVQALRAVATQDTKLLDESLAEVVKAHEVQAKRGELKLRSEGFICLPAMALAKLAQERGMQCGVKSPYLPLFLLEG; encoded by the coding sequence ATGGGACTGAAACTCAACAAGATCGCTGATGACGTCGTTGCCAAGAACCTGGAGTGGCGTGCGGGGCTGCTCAAGAAAGCGCTCCTCGAGAAGCCGCCTGCCGCGAGCGACGCCAGGGAGCTCGACAGGCACTACCGCTCGATCGGTGAGTCTTCGTGCGAAGTGGGTCTCATGCTGTACCAGCAGGAGAAGGACCCGAAGCAGATCCGGGAGCACCTGACCCTGGCCGGCCGAAACCTGCTCAAGATGCACGCGGTGCGGCAGAAGCCAGCGCCCAGCGAGTCCCGGATTCTGTGGGTATTCGAGAAGACGTTGTCCCTGGTCATCTGCTTCTGCGGTCCGGCGGAGCGAGAAGAACTGCTCCGGCTTCAGCCCTGGCAGTTCCGCAACCCCGTGGAGCCCTCGGATGATGCTTATGCCGGCTACCTGGAGCAGGTGAGGCTCTACCTGCGCAAGAGCGCCGTGGATCCGGCCGCCATCGAGGAGTTGATCGCGAAGTGCTCTTCCGATACGGCCTCCAAGGACGACAGGCAGTCCGTGCTGCCGGAGGTCCAGGCCCTTCGAGCCGTGGCAACCCAGGATACGAAGTTGTTGGACGAGTCCCTTGCCGAAGTCGTCAAGGCCCACGAGGTGCAAGCGAAGCGTGGGGAACTCAAGCTTCGCTCGGAGGGGTTCATCTGTCTGCCAGCAATGGCCCTGGCAAAGCTCGCCCAGGAGCGCGGGATGCAATGCGGTGTGAAGTCCCCCTACCTCCCCCTGTTCCTGCTGGAGGGTTGA